The Allocatelliglobosispora scoriae genome contains a region encoding:
- a CDS encoding magnesium transporter MgtE N-terminal domain-containing protein: MASSNRVYVARLAGLTVFDPNGDQVGRVRDAVARVRAAGRPPLVVGLIAEMPMRRRIFLPIGRVTSLDAESVVLNTGTLNLRRFEKRAGEMLILEELLDRRVSFVDDGSPGVVIDVAMESDRSGEWTLGRLAVREVTGRLSRRGQLHQVDWYEVSGLLAPPADQGTESLLAVLEKMRPADLAHALQEMSDARRNEVAKALDDERLADVMSELPEHDQVEILGTLDRERAADVLEEMDPDDAADLLAELPPPEQEVLLDLMHPDESRPVRALMIYAEGTAGAVMTSEPVILTPDATVAEALARVREPQVSPCVAAQVFVTRPPMATPTGRYLGMVHFQRLLREPPASLVGSIVENDVDPLHPDTTLQGITRRMATYNMVAMPVVDDKGRLVGAATVDDLLDHLLPDDWREHRE; this comes from the coding sequence GTGGCCTCGTCGAACAGGGTATATGTCGCCCGTCTCGCCGGCCTGACCGTCTTCGATCCCAATGGTGATCAGGTGGGCAGGGTGCGAGATGCCGTGGCGCGTGTCCGCGCGGCCGGACGACCCCCGCTCGTGGTCGGGCTGATCGCGGAGATGCCCATGCGCCGCCGCATCTTTTTGCCGATCGGCCGGGTGACCTCACTGGACGCCGAGAGCGTCGTGCTCAACACCGGCACCCTCAACCTGCGCCGCTTCGAGAAGCGCGCCGGCGAGATGCTCATCCTGGAGGAGCTCCTCGACCGCCGCGTGTCCTTCGTCGACGACGGCTCCCCCGGCGTCGTGATCGACGTGGCGATGGAGTCCGATCGCAGCGGCGAGTGGACCCTCGGCAGGCTCGCGGTGCGCGAGGTCACCGGCCGCCTCAGCCGCCGCGGCCAGTTACACCAAGTCGACTGGTACGAGGTGAGCGGCCTCCTCGCACCCCCCGCCGACCAGGGCACCGAGTCCCTCCTGGCGGTGCTGGAGAAGATGCGCCCCGCCGACCTCGCCCATGCCCTGCAGGAGATGTCGGATGCGCGGCGCAACGAGGTCGCCAAGGCGCTCGACGACGAGCGGCTCGCCGACGTGATGTCCGAGCTTCCCGAGCACGACCAGGTCGAGATCCTCGGCACGCTCGACCGGGAACGCGCCGCCGACGTGCTGGAGGAGATGGACCCCGACGACGCCGCCGACCTCCTCGCCGAGCTGCCCCCGCCGGAGCAGGAGGTGCTGCTGGACCTCATGCACCCCGACGAATCCCGCCCGGTCCGAGCGCTGATGATCTATGCCGAGGGCACCGCGGGCGCGGTCATGACGAGCGAACCCGTCATCCTCACCCCCGACGCGACGGTGGCGGAGGCCCTGGCTCGGGTACGCGAGCCGCAGGTCTCCCCGTGCGTCGCCGCGCAGGTCTTCGTGACCCGTCCGCCCATGGCTACGCCGACCGGCCGCTATCTCGGGATGGTGCACTTCCAGCGGCTGCTCCGCGAGCCGCCCGCCTCGCTGGTCGGCAGCATCGTCGAGAACGACGTCGACCCGCTGCACCCCGACACCACGCTGCAGGGGATCACCCGGCGAATGGCGACCTACAACATGGTGGCGATGCCCGTCGTCGACGACAAGGGACGGCTCGTCGGCGCCGCCACCGTCGACGACCTGCTCGACCATCTGCTCCCCGACGACTGGCGAGAGCACCGTGAGTGA
- a CDS encoding PhzF family phenazine biosynthesis protein, with product MISLAYEIVDVFTDRPFAGNPLAVVFGADDLSGQQMLVLAKEFNLSETIFVLPSSQATYRARIFTPDRELPFAGHPSVGAAVMVTRRGLAEPGTLTQECGAGILPIAVVGGAATLTGGAATVGDPLDPAPLLEITGLTGADVVGVVRRAGCGLEFPFLPVTAEALARASVDGAAARRHGLTDVCAFAWDPDSRSAQSRVFCPGLGVPEDPATGSAALGLGVWLVTSGLLPASGTARYTVHQGTFIDRPSLLSCTVTAVDGVVTNATVSGEVVPIATGTIRVP from the coding sequence ATGATCAGCTTGGCGTACGAGATAGTCGACGTATTCACCGATCGACCCTTTGCCGGCAATCCATTGGCCGTGGTCTTCGGCGCCGACGACCTCTCCGGCCAGCAGATGCTCGTGCTGGCGAAGGAGTTCAACCTCTCCGAAACTATCTTCGTGTTGCCTTCGTCGCAGGCGACCTATCGAGCGCGGATCTTCACCCCGGACCGGGAGTTGCCGTTCGCCGGACACCCGAGCGTCGGGGCGGCGGTGATGGTGACCCGGCGCGGGCTCGCCGAGCCGGGCACGCTGACGCAGGAGTGCGGCGCGGGCATCCTCCCGATCGCGGTCGTCGGCGGTGCGGCGACGCTGACCGGCGGGGCGGCCACGGTCGGCGATCCGCTGGACCCGGCACCGCTGCTGGAGATCACCGGCCTCACCGGCGCCGATGTCGTCGGCGTGGTGCGCCGGGCGGGCTGCGGTCTGGAGTTCCCGTTCCTGCCGGTGACCGCGGAGGCGCTGGCCAGGGCGTCGGTCGACGGTGCGGCCGCCCGCCGCCACGGCCTCACCGATGTCTGCGCCTTCGCCTGGGACCCCGATTCCCGGTCCGCGCAGTCCCGGGTCTTCTGCCCGGGCCTCGGCGTACCGGAGGATCCCGCGACCGGCTCGGCCGCGCTGGGGCTCGGCGTCTGGCTCGTCACCTCGGGGCTGCTCCCGGCCTCGGGGACGGCGCGCTACACGGTCCACCAGGGCACCTTCATCGATCGGCCGTCGCTGCTGTCGTGCACGGTGACCGCGGTCGATGGCGTAGTGACGAACGCGACCGTCTCGGGCGAGGTGGTCCCGATCGCCACGGGCACGATCCGTGTTCCCTAG
- a CDS encoding ABC-F family ATP-binding cassette domain-containing protein, whose translation MGYVDVSGVGYVLPDGRQLFSEVSFRVGEGAKIALVGPNGAGKTTLLRMVAGDLPTKTGGIARAGGLGVMRQFIGMIGDDTTLADMALSLAPPTVRAAGERLAKAERAMQADPTERAQIAYANALTAWGESGGYDAEVLFDTVSILVLELSWDACRDRPVRTLSGGQQKRFALEMLLRGPEEVLLLDEPDNFLDVPAKRWLEQRLRESTKSVLYVSHDRELLNQTADRVVAVEGGSAWIHPGGFASWHDARYVRHEKMEENRKRWDEEHEKLRQQMLMYKQKAAYNSKMASRYQSAMTKLEKFEEAGAPSLPPKDQEIKMRLAGGRTGKRSVICEQLELTDLTFPFDLELWYGDRLAVLGANGTGKSHFLRLLARGGTDGVESSVDGGKHTFVRHEGNARLGARVKPGHFSQTHDRPELVDRTLVEILWRGDDNRQGMDRHEAMRKLDRYELATQGDQKFGTLSGGQQARFLVLMLELSGATLLLLDEPTDNLDLASAEALQEGLAKFEGTVITVTHDRWFAKSFDRFLLFATDGEVTETPQPVWDVR comes from the coding sequence GTGGGTTATGTGGATGTCTCGGGTGTCGGCTACGTGCTGCCGGATGGTCGCCAGCTCTTCTCGGAGGTCTCGTTCCGGGTGGGCGAGGGCGCCAAGATCGCGCTCGTCGGTCCCAACGGCGCGGGCAAGACGACGCTGTTGCGGATGGTCGCGGGCGACCTGCCGACCAAGACCGGCGGCATCGCGCGCGCCGGTGGCCTCGGTGTCATGCGCCAGTTCATCGGCATGATCGGTGACGACACCACGCTCGCCGACATGGCGCTGTCGCTGGCTCCGCCGACGGTCCGGGCCGCGGGCGAGCGCCTGGCGAAGGCCGAGCGCGCGATGCAGGCCGACCCGACCGAGCGGGCCCAGATCGCCTACGCCAACGCGCTCACCGCGTGGGGAGAATCCGGGGGGTACGACGCCGAGGTGCTCTTCGACACCGTGAGCATCCTCGTGCTGGAGCTGTCGTGGGACGCCTGCCGCGATCGCCCCGTTCGCACCCTCAGCGGCGGCCAGCAGAAGCGGTTCGCCCTGGAGATGCTGCTCCGGGGCCCCGAGGAGGTGCTCCTGCTCGACGAGCCGGACAACTTCCTCGACGTGCCCGCGAAACGCTGGCTGGAGCAGCGCCTGCGCGAGTCGACCAAGTCGGTGCTCTACGTCTCCCACGACCGGGAGTTGCTCAATCAGACCGCCGACCGGGTCGTGGCGGTCGAGGGCGGTTCGGCCTGGATCCACCCCGGTGGCTTCGCCAGTTGGCACGACGCCCGCTATGTCCGGCACGAGAAGATGGAAGAGAACCGTAAGCGCTGGGATGAGGAGCACGAGAAGCTCCGCCAGCAGATGCTGATGTACAAGCAGAAGGCCGCCTACAACTCCAAGATGGCCTCGCGCTACCAGTCGGCGATGACGAAGCTGGAGAAGTTCGAGGAGGCCGGTGCTCCGTCGCTGCCGCCGAAGGACCAGGAGATCAAGATGCGCCTCGCCGGCGGACGGACCGGCAAGCGCAGCGTCATCTGCGAGCAGCTGGAGCTCACCGACCTGACCTTCCCCTTCGACCTGGAGCTCTGGTACGGCGACCGCCTCGCCGTCCTCGGCGCCAACGGCACCGGCAAGTCACACTTCCTGCGGCTGCTCGCCCGGGGCGGGACCGACGGAGTCGAGTCGTCCGTCGACGGCGGCAAGCACACCTTCGTCCGGCACGAGGGCAACGCGCGGCTCGGCGCCCGGGTGAAGCCCGGTCACTTCTCGCAGACCCACGACCGGCCGGAACTCGTCGACCGCACGCTGGTGGAGATCCTCTGGCGCGGCGACGACAACCGGCAGGGCATGGACCGGCACGAGGCGATGCGCAAGCTCGACCGCTATGAGCTCGCCACGCAGGGGGACCAGAAGTTCGGCACGCTCTCCGGCGGTCAACAGGCCCGGTTCCTGGTGCTCATGCTGGAGCTGTCGGGGGCCACGCTGCTGCTGCTCGACGAGCCCACGGACAACCTCGACCTCGCCTCGGCCGAAGCGCTGCAGGAGGGGTTGGCGAAGTTCGAGGGCACGGTGATCACGGTGACGCACGATCGCTGGTTCGCGAAGTCGTTCGACCGGTTCCTGCTCTTCGCCACCGATGGTGAGGTCACCGAGACCCCGCAACCGGTCTGGGATGTCCGCTAG
- a CDS encoding helix-turn-helix domain-containing protein: protein MPRSQPAIPICPPFPISGILRAARRRSDLSQRELARAAKVSAATVGRSESGTILPSINTFATLLAAAGFFLAVVDPDGNVLQPMKTRDDLRDGAERLYPAHLDVIPDPEPGEWWADIYGLARPPETFYRDRRRRDYQRRLSQWQVRVSKHRHLPEPRLHHYRDAP from the coding sequence GTGCCGAGAAGCCAGCCCGCGATTCCGATCTGCCCGCCCTTCCCGATCTCCGGGATCCTGCGGGCGGCGCGGCGGCGCTCCGACCTGAGCCAACGCGAGCTGGCCCGGGCCGCGAAGGTCTCCGCCGCGACCGTCGGCCGGTCCGAGTCGGGCACGATCCTGCCGAGCATCAACACCTTCGCCACCCTGCTGGCAGCGGCCGGGTTCTTCCTGGCGGTGGTCGATCCGGACGGCAACGTCCTGCAGCCGATGAAGACGAGGGACGACCTGCGCGACGGCGCCGAGCGGCTCTACCCCGCGCACCTCGACGTCATTCCTGATCCCGAGCCGGGCGAGTGGTGGGCCGACATCTACGGGCTGGCCAGACCGCCCGAGACCTTCTACCGCGACCGGCGCAGGCGGGACTATCAGCGGAGGTTGAGCCAGTGGCAGGTCCGAGTCTCGAAGCACCGACACCTGCCGGAGCCACGGTTGCATCATTACCGCGATGCGCCGTAG
- the thiE gene encoding thiamine phosphate synthase — protein MDIPRLHVVTDSLEIARAALSAGAPLIQVRVADDVTDREAFELSVKVAHECEARGAVCLINDRLDVALAVGATGAHVGADDLPIEVSRRILGDRAVLGASARRPGRAAEVLEHADYLGCGQVNPSFTKDVAAAVIGLAGLAEVVAAAGRTPVIAIGGLTVRDVPAVLAAGAHGLAVIGAIRDAADPARATAELLRALG, from the coding sequence ATGGATATTCCGCGGCTTCATGTCGTCACCGACTCGCTGGAGATAGCGCGAGCGGCGCTCTCCGCAGGTGCCCCCCTCATCCAGGTGCGCGTGGCTGACGACGTCACCGACCGGGAGGCGTTCGAGCTCTCCGTCAAGGTAGCGCACGAGTGCGAGGCCCGCGGTGCCGTCTGCCTGATCAATGACCGGCTCGACGTTGCGCTCGCGGTGGGGGCGACCGGTGCCCACGTCGGTGCCGACGACCTGCCGATCGAGGTGAGCCGCCGCATCCTCGGCGATCGGGCCGTCCTCGGTGCGAGCGCGCGTCGGCCCGGACGGGCGGCCGAGGTGCTGGAGCACGCCGACTACCTGGGGTGCGGGCAGGTAAATCCGAGCTTCACCAAGGACGTTGCGGCTGCCGTGATCGGGCTGGCCGGGCTTGCGGAGGTGGTGGCGGCTGCCGGGCGTACCCCTGTGATCGCCATTGGGGGACTGACCGTGCGGGACGTGCCGGCGGTGCTTGCGGCGGGCGCGCACGGGCTGGCCGTGATCGGCGCGATCCGCGACGCGGCCGACCCGGCGCGCGCGACCGCCGAGCTGCTCCGGGCACTGGGGTGA
- the thiO gene encoding glycine oxidase ThiO, protein MTGVDVVVLGAGPIGLGIAWQCALRGCSVTVHHDGSLGAWHASAGMIAPVAEATFGESPLTALLVESTRRWPEFAAALGREIGYRECGSLMVGLTGDDHAEIQRSASYQESLGLPVERLSGAGLRSREPMLAPRVRGGAFAGIDAQADPGLLHSALLAACRAAGVRFQDTGAQRLAEVIDRRPAVVVVAAGTGTAALLDLPIHPVRGETLRIRLTEEPLRHMLRYMVRGIVDGRHVYLVPRAGGEIVIGATSSEETLTQPTAGGVHTLLRDAFMLLPELERAAFEGVRVGFRPGTPSNAPYLGELPPRDGVRIVVAAGHYRNGIALTPITATAIAELVTTGRAPAEITAFGPPSADPRGVAE, encoded by the coding sequence GTGACCGGGGTCGATGTCGTGGTGCTGGGAGCGGGGCCGATCGGGCTCGGCATCGCCTGGCAGTGCGCGCTGCGCGGCTGCTCGGTGACCGTGCACCACGACGGCAGCCTCGGCGCGTGGCACGCTTCGGCGGGGATGATCGCACCGGTGGCGGAGGCGACCTTCGGGGAGTCGCCGCTGACCGCGCTGCTGGTCGAGTCGACGCGGCGCTGGCCGGAGTTCGCGGCGGCGCTGGGGCGGGAGATCGGCTACCGGGAGTGCGGCTCGTTGATGGTGGGCCTGACCGGCGACGACCATGCCGAGATCCAGCGATCCGCGTCCTATCAGGAGAGTCTCGGGCTGCCCGTCGAGCGGCTCAGCGGCGCCGGGTTGCGCTCGCGGGAGCCGATGCTCGCGCCCCGGGTGCGCGGCGGTGCCTTCGCGGGCATCGACGCGCAGGCCGATCCCGGCCTGCTGCACTCCGCGCTGCTCGCCGCGTGCCGGGCGGCGGGGGTGCGGTTCCAGGACACCGGCGCGCAGCGGCTGGCCGAGGTGATCGACCGGCGCCCGGCTGTCGTCGTGGTCGCCGCCGGGACCGGCACGGCCGCGCTGCTCGATCTTCCGATCCATCCGGTACGCGGGGAGACGCTCCGCATCCGCCTCACCGAGGAACCCCTGCGACACATGCTGCGTTACATGGTCCGCGGCATCGTCGACGGCCGGCACGTCTACCTCGTGCCCCGGGCGGGCGGCGAGATCGTGATCGGAGCCACCTCGTCCGAGGAGACGCTGACCCAGCCGACCGCCGGAGGGGTGCACACGCTGCTGCGGGACGCGTTCATGCTGCTGCCGGAGCTGGAGCGGGCGGCCTTTGAGGGCGTCCGGGTCGGGTTCCGGCCCGGTACGCCGTCCAACGCGCCCTACCTCGGTGAGCTGCCGCCGCGCGACGGGGTGCGGATCGTGGTCGCCGCCGGGCACTACCGCAACGGGATCGCGCTCACCCCGATTACGGCGACGGCGATCGCGGAGCTCGTCACGACCGGGCGTGCCCCCGCGGAGATCACGGCGTTCGGGCCGCCCTCCGCTGATCCGAGAGGCGTTGCGGAGTGA
- the thiS gene encoding sulfur carrier protein ThiS, with the protein MIWINGTESELGNGTTVATIAAELELPERGVAVALNGEVVPRGGWPAAVLRDHDRLEILTATQGG; encoded by the coding sequence GTGATCTGGATCAACGGTACGGAGTCCGAACTCGGGAACGGCACGACGGTCGCGACGATCGCGGCTGAGCTGGAGCTGCCGGAGCGGGGCGTCGCCGTCGCGCTCAACGGCGAGGTCGTGCCCCGTGGCGGCTGGCCCGCCGCGGTGCTCCGTGACCACGACCGCCTGGAGATCCTCACCGCGACGCAGGGCGGCTGA